One segment of Odontesthes bonariensis isolate fOdoBon6 chromosome 1, fOdoBon6.hap1, whole genome shotgun sequence DNA contains the following:
- the lims1 gene encoding LIM and senescent cell antigen-like-containing domain protein 1 isoform X1, translating to MLGVAGMTGSIANALANAACERCKSGFAPTEKIVNSNGELYHEQCFVCAQCFQQFPEGLFYEFEGRKYCEHDFQMLFAPCCHQCGEFIIGRVIKAMNNSWHPDCFCCDICQAVLADVGFVKNAGRHLCRPCHNREKARGLGKYICQKCHAIIEEQPLIFKNDPYHPDHFNCNNCGKELTADARELKGELYCLPCHDKMGVPICGACRRPIEGRVVNAMGKQWHVEHFVCAKCEKPFLGHRHYERKGLAYCETHYNQLFGDVCYLCNRVIEGDVVSALNKAWCVSCFSCSTCNTKLTLKDKFVEIDLRPVCKHCYERMPEELKRRLARRERDAKDRKKKAAVCL from the exons ATGCTCGGGGTGGCAGGAATGACGGGCAG CATTGCTAATGCCCTGGCCAATGCAGCCTGTGAGCGATGTAAGAGTGGCTTTGCTCCAACTGAGAAGATAGTCAATAGTAATGGAGAGCTGTACCACGAGCAGTGCTTTGTGTGTGCCCAGTGTTTCCAGCAGTTTCCCGAGGGACTCTTCTACGAG TTTGAGGGAAGAAAATATTGTGAACACGACTTCCAGATGCTCTTTGCACCTTGCTGTCACCAGTGTG GGGAGTTCATCATAGGTCGTGTTATTAAGGCCATGAACAATAGCTGGCACCCTGACTGCTTCTGCTGCGACATTTGCCAGGCTGTGCTTGCAGATGTGGGATTTGTCAAAAATGCTGGCAG GCATCTGTGTCGCCCGTGCCACAACCGCGAAAAAGCTCGCGGCCTGGGCAAGTACATCTGCCAGAAGTGCCACGCGATTATTGAGGAGCAGCCGCTGATCTTTAAGAATGACCCATATCATCCAGACCACTTCAACTGCAACAACTGTGG TAAGGAGTTGACGGCAGATGCCAGAGAACTGAAGGGAGAACTCTACTGTTTGCCTTGCCACGACAAGATGGGTGTGCCGATCTGTGGTGCCTGCAGGAGGCCTATCGAAGGACGTGTGGTCAATGCCATGGGCAAGCAGTGGCACGTGGAG CATTTTGTTTGTGCCAAGTGTGAGAAGCCATTCCTCGGTCATCGCCATTATGAAAGAAAGGGTTTGGCCTACTGCGAGACTCATTATAACCAG CTCTTCGGTGACGTGTGCTATCTCTGCAACCGTGTGATTGAGGGCGATG TTGTGTCTGCTCTCAACAAAGCCTGGTGTGTCAGTTGCTTCTCGTGCTCCACCTGCAACACCAAACTCACTCTCAA AGATAAGTTTGTTGAAATAGACCTGAGGCCAGTGTGCAAGCACTGCTATGAACGCATGCCCGAGGAGCTGAAACGCCGCCTCGCCCGACGTGAGCGTGATGCCAAAGACCGCAAGAAAAAAGCTGCCGTCTGCCTGTAG
- the lims1 gene encoding LIM and senescent cell antigen-like-containing domain protein 1 isoform X2, which yields MLGVAGMTGSIANALANAACERCKSGFAPTEKIVNSNGELYHEQCFVCAQCFQQFPEGLFYEFEGRKYCEHDFQMLFAPCCHQCGEFIIGRVIKAMNNSWHPDCFCCDICQAVLADVGFVKNAGRHLCRPCHNREKARGLGKYICQKCHAIIEEQPLIFKNDPYHPDHFNCNNCGKELTADARELKGELYCLPCHDKMGVPICGACRRPIEGRVVNAMGKQWHVEHFVCAKCEKPFLGHRHYERKGLAYCETHYNQLFGDVCYLCNRVIEGDVVSALNKAWCVSCFSCSTCNTKLTLKNKFVEFDMKPVCKKCYEKFPLELKKRLKKLAESLGRK from the exons ATGCTCGGGGTGGCAGGAATGACGGGCAG CATTGCTAATGCCCTGGCCAATGCAGCCTGTGAGCGATGTAAGAGTGGCTTTGCTCCAACTGAGAAGATAGTCAATAGTAATGGAGAGCTGTACCACGAGCAGTGCTTTGTGTGTGCCCAGTGTTTCCAGCAGTTTCCCGAGGGACTCTTCTACGAG TTTGAGGGAAGAAAATATTGTGAACACGACTTCCAGATGCTCTTTGCACCTTGCTGTCACCAGTGTG GGGAGTTCATCATAGGTCGTGTTATTAAGGCCATGAACAATAGCTGGCACCCTGACTGCTTCTGCTGCGACATTTGCCAGGCTGTGCTTGCAGATGTGGGATTTGTCAAAAATGCTGGCAG GCATCTGTGTCGCCCGTGCCACAACCGCGAAAAAGCTCGCGGCCTGGGCAAGTACATCTGCCAGAAGTGCCACGCGATTATTGAGGAGCAGCCGCTGATCTTTAAGAATGACCCATATCATCCAGACCACTTCAACTGCAACAACTGTGG TAAGGAGTTGACGGCAGATGCCAGAGAACTGAAGGGAGAACTCTACTGTTTGCCTTGCCACGACAAGATGGGTGTGCCGATCTGTGGTGCCTGCAGGAGGCCTATCGAAGGACGTGTGGTCAATGCCATGGGCAAGCAGTGGCACGTGGAG CATTTTGTTTGTGCCAAGTGTGAGAAGCCATTCCTCGGTCATCGCCATTATGAAAGAAAGGGTTTGGCCTACTGCGAGACTCATTATAACCAG CTCTTCGGTGACGTGTGCTATCTCTGCAACCGTGTGATTGAGGGCGATG TTGTGTCTGCTCTCAACAAAGCCTGGTGTGTCAGTTGCTTCTCGTGCTCCACCTGCAACACCAAACTCACTCTCAA GAACAAGTTTGTAGAGTTTGACATGAAGCCTGTTTGTAAAAAGTGTTATGAGAAGTTTCCTCTTGAGCTGAAGAAAAGGCTCAAGAAGTTGGCAGAGTCATTGGGACGAAAATGA